The Bradyrhizobium barranii subsp. barranii genome segment CCCACATGGACAAGCGCGCGAATCTGCGCGTCGAGACGGGGGCGCAGGCCACGAAAATCCTGTTCGATAGCGGGCGCGCGGTCGGCATCGAATATGTGCAGGGCAAGCAGACCAAGCAGCTGCGCGCCCGCCGCGAGGTGATCCTCGCCGGCGGCGCCTTCCAGTCGCCGCAGCTATTGATGCTGTCGGGCATCGGCGATGGCGATGCGCTTCGCGCGCACGGCATTGGCGTCGTGGATCATTTGCCGGGCGTCGGGCGCAATCTGCAGGACCATCCGGATTTCGTGTTCGTCTACGCCTCCGACTATCCGCACTTCGTTCATTCGTCGCTCGGCCGGTTGCCATCCCTGCTCCGCGCCATCCAGCAGTATCGCCGCGAGCGACGCGGCCTGATGACCACCAATTTCGCCGAATGTGGCGGCTTCCTGAAGACCAGGCCCGACCTCGCGGTGCCAGACATCCAGCTGCACTTCGTCATCGCGATGCTCGACGACCACGGCCGCAAGAAGCACAAGGAGGCGGGCTTCTCGTGCCATGTCTGCCTGCTCAGACCGAAGAGCCGCGGCAGCGTCTGGCTGAAGAGCGCCGATCCGCTCGCTGCACCCATGATCGATCCGAACTTTCTGGGCGAGGCGGAAGATCTCGAGTCGATGGTCGCGGGCTTCAAGACCACGCGGCGGCTGATGGAGACGCCCGCGCTGCGCGCGTTGCGGAAGAAGGACATGTTCACGTCGGATGTGAGAACGGACGACGACATCCGCGCCATCCTGCGCAATCGCGTCGACACCGTCTATCACCCCGTCGGCAGCTGCAAGATGGGCACCGATGCGATGTCGGTGGTCGATCCGAAGCTGAAGGTGCACGGCATCGAGGGCCTGCGCGTCGTCGACGCCTCGATCATGCCGACGCTGATCGGTGGCAACACCAACGCGCCGACCATCATGATCGGGGAGAAGGCGGCGGATATGATCAGGGTGGAGGCGAGGTAGCGCGAAGCCGCCGCCTTACATTCAGCTGTCGTCCCCGCGAACGCGGGGACCCATAACCGCAGGGAGATGTTGTGGGGCGAGATAGTAACTCCGAATCTTTGCCAAACCTCTCCCTGGGGTTATGGGTCCCGGATCTGCGCTTCGCTTGTCCGGGACGACAGCGGTGGTTAGTTCAACAAGAACCCGCCATCCACCGTCACCACACTCCCCGTCATGTACCGCGACGCCCGTGACGCCAGCAGCAGGATCGCGCCATCGAGATCGGACTCGGCGCCGACGCGGCGCTGCGGGATGCGCTTGGTCAGGCGTTCGCCCGGCGGGGTGGACCAGAAGGCGTGATTCATTTCCGTGTCGATATAGCCGGGCGCCAGCGCGTTGATGCGGATGTTCTGGCCCGCGAGCTCCAGCGCCATCGCCCTGGTCGCCTGGAGGATGCCGGCCTTGGAGATCGCATAGGGCGACACCGCCTTCAGCACGCCGGTGCCGAGCACGGAAGCGATGTTGACGATGTTGCCTTCCTGCTTGCGCGCGATCATGCGGCGCGCGACTTCGGTCGCGAGGAAATAGGCGCCTTTCAAATTGGCGCCGATCACGGCGTCCCAATCGGATTCGGTCTGTTCGGTCGCGAGCTTCTCGATGGCGATGCCGGCATTGTTGATCAGCACCGTGATCGGACCGAGCGCGGCTTCCGTGGCATCCACAGCCTTGGCGATCGATGGCATGTCAGTGACGTCGAGTGCGACCGCGGCAGCGCGGCCGCCCTTGCCGCGGATCTCCTCCTCCAGGCTCTTCAGCTAGTCGGTCTGCCGCGCCGCGAGCGCGACGGCCGCGCCATGGGCCGCGAGGACCCGGGCAAATTGCCGCCCCAGCCCCTGGCTCGCGCCCGTCACAAGGATGGTTTCTTGACTGACGTCGAATAAGTCTGACATGACGCTTGCCTTGAGTGTTTTCCCTGAGCTTTGGAGCCACCAATACAGACGATTTTAACGATCTGAAACCGGAATGATCGGTCCGGCGTTCATTCGTTCCATCGACGCAAGCGTTCCATCGAGGCAGGCCTGACGCTCATGAACAGTTTCGATCTCGCGGTCTATACGGCACTCGCCGTCGCGATCGGCTTCGGTTTCAGGACTGGCCTGCTCGGCAGCGCCATGACCATCCTCGCCTATCTCCTGGCCGCTCCCATCGCCGTCGCGCTGATGCCGCTGATCGTGCCGCAGGTCGCGACCAATCCGAACGCGCCGCTGCTGCAAAACTGGATCTGGTTCTTCGGCATCTTCGTGGTCGTCGGCATGCTCCTTGGTTATATCGGCCGCCTCGCACTGAACGACACGATACGCGAAGCCGGGATCGGCGACCGGCTCGCCGGCGCCGCACTCGGCGCCGTCAGGGTCGGCCTCGTCGCCACCACGCTGGTGCTGGTGTTCGACCAGATCGTGCCGGCCAACCGGCAGCCACCGTTCCTCGCCGGTTCGCATCTGCGGCCGTTGTTCTCGGCGGCCGGCAAGATGGGCTTCAAGACATTGCCGCCGGAGGCCGCGGCCGCGATCGACCGCCTCAAGCAGGAACGGCGTATCTAGCTTATTGTCTGGGCATGATCTTTTCGGAAGACCGCGGCACACTTTTCCGGATCATGCCCGCACATTTGCATCGCCGCGCGACCGCGCCATGCATTTTGACGCGGCCCCCTCCCTTATCAGCGGCGCCATGATTGGCTAGAGTGCGGCCCGTCCAAAACCTGCCTGACATTACGGGAGTGAAACAGTGGATCTTGGGATCAAAGGTCGCCGCGCCATCGTCTGCGCATCCAGCAAGGGCCTTGGCCGCGCCTGCGCCATCTCGCTGGCGGAAGCCGGCGTTGACGTCACGCTGACCGCGCGCGGCGCCGAAGCCCTGAAGAAGACGGCCGACGACATCCGCAAAGCCTATCCGGGCGTGAAGGTCACCGAGATCGTCGGCGACATCACGACGCCTGCGGGCCGCGAGGCCGTGCTGAAGGCCTGCCCCGAGCCGGATATCCTCATCAACAATGCCGGCGGCCCGCCGCCCGGCGATTTCCGCAACTGGACCCGCGACGACTGGATCAAGGCGATCGACGCCAACATGCTCACGCCCATCGAGCTGATCAAGTCGACCGTCGACGGCATGATGGCGCGCAAGTTCGGCCGCATCGTCAACATCACCTCGGCGGCGGTGAAGGCGCCGATCGACATCCTCGGTCTCTCCAACGGCGCGCGCGCCGGCCTCACCGGCTTCATCGCCGGCCTGTCGCGCAAGACCGTGATCAACAACGTCACCATCAACGGCCTGTTGCCGGGTCCGTTCGAGACCGACCGCCTGACCGGCACCGCGAAGGCCGAGGCCGACAAGCGCGGCACGAAGCCGGAGCAGATCCTGGCCGAGCGAGCAAAACTCAACCCGGCCGGCCGCTTCGGCCAGCCTGACGAGTTCGGCTATGCCTGCGCCTTCCTCTGCGGCGCCAAGGCCGGCTTCATCACGGGCCAGAATATCTTGCTCGACGGCGGCGCCTTCCCCGGAACGCTGTGAGAGCAGTCTGGTACGAGCAAACTGGACCGGCGGCGGATGTCCTCACCTATGGTGAGATGGCGACGCCGGTCGCTGGCCCAGGCGAAGTTCGCATTCGCCTGGAGGCCTCCGGCGTCAATCCGGCCGATGTCGGCCGGCGCGGCGGCAGCTATCGCGCGATTGAATTTTCGCGCGTCATTCCGAACAGCGACGGCGCGGGTTTCGTCGACCAGATCGGCGACGGCGTAACGCGCTTCAGGGTCGGCGACCGGGTCTGGCTGTTCAACGGCCAGCGCAACGGCCGCGCCTTCGGCACGGCGGCCGAATATATCGCGCTCGCCGAGCAGCTGGTGACGCCGCTGCCGGATCATCTTTCCTTTGCGGAGGGCGCAACGCTCGGCATCCCCGCGATGACCGCATGGTGCAGCCTGTTTGCGGATGGGCCGATCGTCGGCAAGACCGTGCTCGTCACCGGCGGCGCCGGCGCGGTTGGCCATTATGCCGTGCAGCTCGCCAAATGGGGCGGCGCGCAGGTGATCGCGACAGTCAGCTCGGCGATGAAGGGCGAGCAGGCCCGGCGCGCGGGCGCCGATCTCGTGGTCAATTACAGGGACGAGGACGTCGTCGCCAAGGCGATGGCGTTCACCGGCGGACGTGGTGTCGATCGCGTGGTCGATGTCGATTTCGGCGGCAACATCGCGACGACGTTGAAGCTGATGGCGCTCAATTCGACGATCGCCGTCTACGCCACCAACGGCAACCGCACACCCACGGTGCCGATGCGCGAACTGATGGAGAAGTGCATCACGCTCCGCTCGCTCGTCTTGTTCGCGCTACCGCCCGCGCTGCTTGCGGCGGCGCAGGCCGATATCACGAAATGGCTGGCGGCAGGGCCGCGCATTCACAACGTCGCGGCGCAGTTCGCGCTATCGGATACCGCGCAGGCGCATCTCGCCGTCGAGAAGGGTGACAAGCTCGGCACCGTGATCGTCGACTGCGCGCGGTGACGACTTACGAAACCGGCGTAGTCCGCTCGTCGGTCCAGTCGATGCCAAGCTCGTCCATGCCGTCGGCAAGCAGATCGCCCAGCATCGGCTCGCCCAGCAGATATTGCACCGTTTCGCGACGCGGGTTCTTGTATTCACCGCGCGCCTCGGCGGCGCGGGCACGCAGATCGTCCCACTCCTCCACTTCGCCATCGCCGCGGCCGAGCCACATCATCGTGACGAGATCGAGCTGCTCGTCCTCGTTCAGCGCGCGGATGAAACCGGAGAGCTCGGCTGCGACCGGGTCGGAATTCGTGTCCTCGAGCACGTCGATCTCGTCATCATCAGAGGGATTGGAGCCCGAGTCAGGGTCGGACGCTGCCTCCTTGACGTCGAATTCGCGGGCCTTCTCGATGATGAAGGCGACCTTCTCGGCGGAAATAGCAAGCTCTGGCATCGTCGCTCTCTCTGGCTGTCTCGGGGTTCCCCCGATAACGCAACATCGCGACAGATGATCCATTGCGTTCGACGGCGGAAGGCCGCATCTTTCGCGAAAGCAAGAAAATTGGGATCGCCGCATGCCGTGGACCGTGGGCAAGGTCAAAATCACCAAGATCGTGGAAATGGAGACGGTCGGCTCGACCCGCTTCATCCTGCCGGCCGCGACCAATGACGAGATCCAGAAGCTGCCTTGGCTGATCCCGCATTTCGCCACCGAGGAGGGCCGGCTGAAAATGTCGATCCACTCGCTGGTGGTGGAGACGCCGACGCGCCGCATCGTGGTCGACACTGGCCTTGGCAACGACAAGCAGGGCCGCGGTGTCCCGGTCTGGAATAACCGCAGCACGCCGTTTCTGGAGACCATGACGGAAGCGGGCTTTCCCCCTGACAGCATCGACACCGTGCTGTGCACGCATTTGCATGTCGACCATGTCGGCTGGAATACAAAGCTCGTCGATGGCAAGTGGGTGCCGACTTTCGCCAGGGCGCGCTACCTGTTCGGCAAGACCGAGTATGAATATTGGCGCGACTATACGGCCGAGCCGGACAAGGTCGCGGTGTTCAACGATTCCGTGAAGCCGGTCGTCGATGCGGGCCTGGCCGAGTTGATCCCGAGCGATCACCGGCTCTGCGAGGAGATCAGCGTGATCCCGACCCCCGGCCACAGCCCCGGGCATATGAGCGTCCTGATCGAGTCCGGCGGCGAACAAGGGCTGCTCAGCGGCGACGTCGCCCATCACCCCTGCCAGATGGCGCATCTCGACTGGTGCTCGGTCGTCGACACCGATACCGCCCAATCGGCCGCGTCGCGGCACAAGGTGTTCTCGCGCTTTGCCGATACCCCGACGCTGGTGATCGGCGGCCATTTCTCGGCCGGCCACATCAAGCGGGACGGGGATGCGTTCAAATTTGTGGCGCTGCAATCGTAGGGTGGGCAAAGCCACCGGGTCGCGCGAATGCGCGCCCGATGACAGGCTCCGCGTGCCCACCATACCGGGCCATCAAAAAGAATTGGTGGGCACGGCGCTCCGCGCCTTTGCCCACCCTACAAAGGAAGGGCTGCAATGCGCCCCACTTTGAGCGGTTGAATTTCCCGCCGCCCTGTTCCATGAAGCTATTTAACCGATCGGTCCATCTCCAGGGAGAAACGAGAATGAAGCTTGTTCGTTATGGCGAAAAGGGTGCGGAAAAGCCCGGCCTGATCGACAAATCCGGCCAATTGCGCGACCTGTCGGCGCATGTGAAGGACCTGACCGGCGAGGCCTATTCGCCGGAATCCCTGAAGAAGCTGGCGGGCCTTGACCCGGCCTCCCTGCCCGCCGTCTCCGGCAAGCCGCGCTTCGGCGCGCCCGTCACCGGCATCTCGAAATTCGTCGCCATCGGCCTCAACTACAGCGACCACGCCAAGGAAACCGGCGCCGCGATCCCGACCGAGCCGATCATCTTCATGAAGGCCAACACGTCGCTGTCCGGCCCGAACGACGCGGTCGAGAAGCCGCGCGGCTCGACCAAGCTCGACTGGGAAGTCGAGATCGCCGCCATCATCGGCACCCGCGCCAAGTATGTCTCGGAAGCCGATGCGCTGAACTACGTCGCCGGCTATTGCGTCTGCAACGACGTCTCCGAGCGCGCCTTCCAGACCGAGCGCCTGGGTCAGTGGACCAAGGGCAAGTCACACGACACCTTCGGCCCGGTCGGCCCGTGGCTCGCCACCAAGGACGAGATCAAGGACGTGCAGAACCTGTCGATGTGGCTCGACGTCAACGGCCAGCGTCGCCAGACCGGCTCGACCCAGACCATGATCTTCTCCATGGCCAAATGCGTTTCGTACGTGTCGCAGTTCATGACCCTGCTGCCTGGCGACATCATCACCACCGGCACCCCGCCCGGCGTCGGTCTCGGCATGAAGCCGCCGACCTTTCTCAATGTCGGCGATGTCGTCACGCTCGGCATCGAAGGCCTCGGCGAGCAGCGCCAGGAGATCGTGGCGGCGTAAGGCCTCCGCCCTCTCCCCGTCATTGCGAGGAGCGAAGCGACGAAGCAATCCAGACTATTTCCACGGAGACAGACTGGATTGCTTCGCTTCGCTCGCAATGACGATAACCAACTGCCGGTCACCGCGTAGGACATTTCCCCATGAAACTCTCCTTCTCCGCCGCCTCGCCCTTCGCCCGGAAGGTGCGCATCGCCGCGATCGAGCTTGGGCTGATCGACAAGATCGAGCTGACGCCGGCAACCGTCGCGCCGGGCACGGTCAATGAGGATTATTCGCGCATCACGCCGCTGAAGAAGCTGCCGGTGCTGATCACCAATGACGGCGACGTCATTCTGGATTCCTACGTGATCGTCGAATATCTCAACGAGATGGCCGGCGGCAGCCTGATC includes the following:
- a CDS encoding GMC family oxidoreductase, whose translation is MTDTFDFVVVGAGSGGCAVAGRLSEDAATSVALLDAGGRNDNWRITTPFGLALPYSAANWAFDTVPQKGLNGRIGYQPRGKGLGGSSAINAMVYIRGHKWDYDHWASLGNAGWLYADGLPYFKRSENNSDFDGDYHGKGGPLHVNGLRSHNPIHDVFHQAAREAQFRIREDFNGEDHEGLGSYQVTQHHGERWSAARAYLHPHMDKRANLRVETGAQATKILFDSGRAVGIEYVQGKQTKQLRARREVILAGGAFQSPQLLMLSGIGDGDALRAHGIGVVDHLPGVGRNLQDHPDFVFVYASDYPHFVHSSLGRLPSLLRAIQQYRRERRGLMTTNFAECGGFLKTRPDLAVPDIQLHFVIAMLDDHGRKKHKEAGFSCHVCLLRPKSRGSVWLKSADPLAAPMIDPNFLGEAEDLESMVAGFKTTRRLMETPALRALRKKDMFTSDVRTDDDIRAILRNRVDTVYHPVGSCKMGTDAMSVVDPKLKVHGIEGLRVVDASIMPTLIGGNTNAPTIMIGEKAADMIRVEAR
- a CDS encoding CvpA family protein, which encodes MNSFDLAVYTALAVAIGFGFRTGLLGSAMTILAYLLAAPIAVALMPLIVPQVATNPNAPLLQNWIWFFGIFVVVGMLLGYIGRLALNDTIREAGIGDRLAGAALGAVRVGLVATTLVLVFDQIVPANRQPPFLAGSHLRPLFSAAGKMGFKTLPPEAAAAIDRLKQERRI
- a CDS encoding SDR family oxidoreductase, with translation MDLGIKGRRAIVCASSKGLGRACAISLAEAGVDVTLTARGAEALKKTADDIRKAYPGVKVTEIVGDITTPAGREAVLKACPEPDILINNAGGPPPGDFRNWTRDDWIKAIDANMLTPIELIKSTVDGMMARKFGRIVNITSAAVKAPIDILGLSNGARAGLTGFIAGLSRKTVINNVTINGLLPGPFETDRLTGTAKAEADKRGTKPEQILAERAKLNPAGRFGQPDEFGYACAFLCGAKAGFITGQNILLDGGAFPGTL
- a CDS encoding NADPH:quinone reductase; the encoded protein is MRAVWYEQTGPAADVLTYGEMATPVAGPGEVRIRLEASGVNPADVGRRGGSYRAIEFSRVIPNSDGAGFVDQIGDGVTRFRVGDRVWLFNGQRNGRAFGTAAEYIALAEQLVTPLPDHLSFAEGATLGIPAMTAWCSLFADGPIVGKTVLVTGGAGAVGHYAVQLAKWGGAQVIATVSSAMKGEQARRAGADLVVNYRDEDVVAKAMAFTGGRGVDRVVDVDFGGNIATTLKLMALNSTIAVYATNGNRTPTVPMRELMEKCITLRSLVLFALPPALLAAAQADITKWLAAGPRIHNVAAQFALSDTAQAHLAVEKGDKLGTVIVDCAR
- a CDS encoding DUF3775 domain-containing protein; this translates as MPELAISAEKVAFIIEKAREFDVKEAASDPDSGSNPSDDDEIDVLEDTNSDPVAAELSGFIRALNEDEQLDLVTMMWLGRGDGEVEEWDDLRARAAEARGEYKNPRRETVQYLLGEPMLGDLLADGMDELGIDWTDERTTPVS
- a CDS encoding MBL fold metallo-hydrolase encodes the protein MPWTVGKVKITKIVEMETVGSTRFILPAATNDEIQKLPWLIPHFATEEGRLKMSIHSLVVETPTRRIVVDTGLGNDKQGRGVPVWNNRSTPFLETMTEAGFPPDSIDTVLCTHLHVDHVGWNTKLVDGKWVPTFARARYLFGKTEYEYWRDYTAEPDKVAVFNDSVKPVVDAGLAELIPSDHRLCEEISVIPTPGHSPGHMSVLIESGGEQGLLSGDVAHHPCQMAHLDWCSVVDTDTAQSAASRHKVFSRFADTPTLVIGGHFSAGHIKRDGDAFKFVALQS
- a CDS encoding fumarylacetoacetate hydrolase family protein, whose product is MKLVRYGEKGAEKPGLIDKSGQLRDLSAHVKDLTGEAYSPESLKKLAGLDPASLPAVSGKPRFGAPVTGISKFVAIGLNYSDHAKETGAAIPTEPIIFMKANTSLSGPNDAVEKPRGSTKLDWEVEIAAIIGTRAKYVSEADALNYVAGYCVCNDVSERAFQTERLGQWTKGKSHDTFGPVGPWLATKDEIKDVQNLSMWLDVNGQRRQTGSTQTMIFSMAKCVSYVSQFMTLLPGDIITTGTPPGVGLGMKPPTFLNVGDVVTLGIEGLGEQRQEIVAA